A portion of the Symphalangus syndactylus isolate Jambi chromosome 13, NHGRI_mSymSyn1-v2.1_pri, whole genome shotgun sequence genome contains these proteins:
- the NKG7 gene encoding protein NKG7 isoform X1: MEPCRSLALLVGFLGLMFCLIALSTDFWFEAVGPTHSAHSGLWPTGHGDIIAGYIHVTQTFSIMAVLWGLVCVSFLVLSCIPSLSAPGHGPLVSTTAAFAAALSMAVAMAVYTSERWDQLPDPQTQMFFSWSFYLGWVSAILLLCTGALSLGAHCGGPRPGYETL, encoded by the exons ATGGAGCCCTGCCGGTCCCTGGCCCTGCTTGTGGGCTTCCTGGGCCTGATGTTCTGCCTGATTGCTTTGAGCACCGATTTCTGGTTTGAGGCTGTGGGTCCCACCCACTCAGCTCACTCGGGCCTCTGGCCAACAGGGCATGGGGACATCATAGCAG GCTACATCCACGTGACGCAGACCTTCAGCATTATGGCTGTTCTGTGGGGCCTGGTGTGCGTGAGCTTCCTGGTCCTGTCCTGCATCCCCTCACTGTCCGCCCCAGGCCACGGCCCCCTTGTCTCAACCACCGCAGCCTTTGCTGCAG CCCTCTCCATGGCAGTGGCCATGGCGGTGTACACCAGCGAGCGGTGGGACCAGCTTCCAGACCCCCAGACCCAGATGTTCTTCTCCTGGTCCTTCTACCTGGGCTGGGTCTCAGCTATCCTCTTACTCTGCACAG GTGCCCTGAGCCTGGGTGCTCACTGTGGCGGTCCCCGTCCTGGCTATGAGACCTTGTGA
- the NKG7 gene encoding protein NKG7 isoform X2 — protein sequence MEPCRSLALLVGFLGLMFCLIALSTDFWFEAVGPTHSAHSGLWPTGHGDIIAGHGPLVSTTAAFAAGKDSGLDWGIGSQRIPAEGLSYLSCPCPQPSPWQWPWRCTPASGGTSFQTPRPRCSSPGPSTWAGSQLSSYSAQVP from the exons ATGGAGCCCTGCCGGTCCCTGGCCCTGCTTGTGGGCTTCCTGGGCCTGATGTTCTGCCTGATTGCTTTGAGCACCGATTTCTGGTTTGAGGCTGTGGGTCCCACCCACTCAGCTCACTCGGGCCTCTGGCCAACAGGGCATGGGGACATCATAGCAG GCCACGGCCCCCTTGTCTCAACCACCGCAGCCTTTGCTGCAGGTAAGGACTCTGGACTGGACTGGGGCATCGGCAGCCAGCGAATTCCTGCCGAGGGGCTGAGCTATCTCTCTTGTCCTTGTCCCCAGCCCTCTCCATGGCAGTGGCCATGGCGGTGTACACCAGCGAGCGGTGGGACCAGCTTCCAGACCCCCAGACCCAGATGTTCTTCTCCTGGTCCTTCTACCTGGGCTGGGTCTCAGCTATCCTCTTACTCTGCACAG GTGCCCTGA
- the CLDND2 gene encoding claudin domain-containing protein 2 isoform X2, with protein MGVKRRLQSGGILLSLVANVLMVLSTATNYWTRQQEGHSGLWQECNHGICSSIPCQTTLAVTGACMVLAVGVGVVGMVMGLRIRCHEGESLRGQTTSAFLFLGGYTVKNAWKNNVFLSWSYFSGWLALPFSILAGNLDSGKRVEETAQKTLTLEAPQLPSQETPGTSQGLPNTLTTPADPAETPLEPQTPVPGALPAIRPRAHLPLPAPRPRPPRLLLSAGRHDHAEHRRHQWIPRVSVTAACLGQNKGTAFLALRLRVLSWGVVRTQARGCIEAQEGHKDMNL; from the exons ATGGGGGTGAAACGGAGGCTCCAGAGTGGGGGCATTCTGCTCAGCCTCGTGGCCAACGTCCTCATGGTGCTCTCCACGGCCACCAACTACTGGACCCGCCAACAAGAGGGCCACAGTGGCCTGTGGCAGGAATGCAACCATGGCATCTGCTCCAGCATCCCCTGCCAGA CCACGCTGGCGGTGACTGGGGCGTGCATGGTGCTGGCGGTGGGTGTCGGCGtggtgggcatggtgatgggaCTGCGGATTCGGTGCCACGAGGGCGAGTCGCTGCGGGGCCAGACCACGAGCGCCTTCCTCTTCCTCGGCG GCTACACGGTGAAGAATGCGTGGAAGAACAACGTCTTCTTGTCTTGGTCCTATTTTTCTGGGTGGCTGGCCTTACCCTTCTCAATTCTCGCGGGTAACCTGGACAGCGGGAAGAGGGTGGAGGAGACTGCCCAGAAGACCCTCACCCTAGAGGCTCCCCAGCTGCCCTCCCAGGAAACCCCGGGGACCTCTCAGGGACTCCCCAACACACTAACGACGCCCGCAGACCCGGCAGAGACCCCCTTGGAGCCCCAAACCCCAGTCCCCGGGGCCCTCCCGGCCATCCGCCCCAGGGCCCACCTTCCTCTCCCCGCCCCGCGCCCCCGTCCCCCCAGGCTTCTGCTTTCTGCTGGCAGACATGATCATGCAGAGCACCGACGCCATCAGTGGATTCCCCGTGTGTCTGTGACTGCAGCCTGCCTGGGGCAGAATAAAGGAACGGCTTTTTTAGCGCTGCGGCTCCGCGTGCTTTCCTGGGGGGTCGTGCGGACGCAGGCACGGGGTTGCATAGAGGCTCAGGAAGGACATAAGGACATGAACCTATAG
- the CLDND2 gene encoding claudin domain-containing protein 2 isoform X1 yields the protein MGVKRRLQSGGILLSLVANVLMVLSTATNYWTRQQEGHSGLWQECNHGICSSIPCQTTLAVTGACMVLAVGVGVVGMVMGLRIRCHEGESLRGQTTSAFLFLGGLLLLTALIGYTVKNAWKNNVFLSWSYFSGWLALPFSILAGNLDSGKRVEETAQKTLTLEAPQLPSQETPGTSQGLPNTLTTPADPAETPLEPQTPVPGALPAIRPRAHLPLPAPRPRPPRLLLSAGRHDHAEHRRHQWIPRVSVTAACLGQNKGTAFLALRLRVLSWGVVRTQARGCIEAQEGHKDMNL from the exons ATGGGGGTGAAACGGAGGCTCCAGAGTGGGGGCATTCTGCTCAGCCTCGTGGCCAACGTCCTCATGGTGCTCTCCACGGCCACCAACTACTGGACCCGCCAACAAGAGGGCCACAGTGGCCTGTGGCAGGAATGCAACCATGGCATCTGCTCCAGCATCCCCTGCCAGA CCACGCTGGCGGTGACTGGGGCGTGCATGGTGCTGGCGGTGGGTGTCGGCGtggtgggcatggtgatgggaCTGCGGATTCGGTGCCACGAGGGCGAGTCGCTGCGGGGCCAGACCACGAGCGCCTTCCTCTTCCTCGGCG GACTGCTGCTGCTGACCGCCTTGATAGGCTACACGGTGAAGAATGCGTGGAAGAACAACGTCTTCTTGTCTTGGTCCTATTTTTCTGGGTGGCTGGCCTTACCCTTCTCAATTCTCGCGGGTAACCTGGACAGCGGGAAGAGGGTGGAGGAGACTGCCCAGAAGACCCTCACCCTAGAGGCTCCCCAGCTGCCCTCCCAGGAAACCCCGGGGACCTCTCAGGGACTCCCCAACACACTAACGACGCCCGCAGACCCGGCAGAGACCCCCTTGGAGCCCCAAACCCCAGTCCCCGGGGCCCTCCCGGCCATCCGCCCCAGGGCCCACCTTCCTCTCCCCGCCCCGCGCCCCCGTCCCCCCAGGCTTCTGCTTTCTGCTGGCAGACATGATCATGCAGAGCACCGACGCCATCAGTGGATTCCCCGTGTGTCTGTGACTGCAGCCTGCCTGGGGCAGAATAAAGGAACGGCTTTTTTAGCGCTGCGGCTCCGCGTGCTTTCCTGGGGGGTCGTGCGGACGCAGGCACGGGGTTGCATAGAGGCTCAGGAAGGACATAAGGACATGAACCTATAG
- the CLDND2 gene encoding claudin domain-containing protein 2 isoform X3: MGVKRRLQSGGILLSLVANVLMVLSTATNYWTRQQEGHSGLWQECNHGICSSIPCQTTLAVTGACMVLAVGVGVVGMVMGLRIRCHEGESLRGQTTSAFLFLGGLLLLTALIGYTVKNAWKNNVFLSWSYFSGWLALPFSILAGFCFLLADMIMQSTDAISGFPVCL, encoded by the exons ATGGGGGTGAAACGGAGGCTCCAGAGTGGGGGCATTCTGCTCAGCCTCGTGGCCAACGTCCTCATGGTGCTCTCCACGGCCACCAACTACTGGACCCGCCAACAAGAGGGCCACAGTGGCCTGTGGCAGGAATGCAACCATGGCATCTGCTCCAGCATCCCCTGCCAGA CCACGCTGGCGGTGACTGGGGCGTGCATGGTGCTGGCGGTGGGTGTCGGCGtggtgggcatggtgatgggaCTGCGGATTCGGTGCCACGAGGGCGAGTCGCTGCGGGGCCAGACCACGAGCGCCTTCCTCTTCCTCGGCG GACTGCTGCTGCTGACCGCCTTGATAGGCTACACGGTGAAGAATGCGTGGAAGAACAACGTCTTCTTGTCTTGGTCCTATTTTTCTGGGTGGCTGGCCTTACCCTTCTCAATTCTCGCGG GCTTCTGCTTTCTGCTGGCAGACATGATCATGCAGAGCACCGACGCCATCAGTGGATTCCCCGTGTGTCTGTGA